From the Priestia aryabhattai genome, one window contains:
- a CDS encoding TcaA NTF2-like domain-containing protein, giving the protein MNKRNTIIITVVSSILLSACQQEETIKDGNTMIVEKDAKKVLNEPKTQVESIQSIDLNKEAMNGKFITAWMTDYFSAFGKAIDDNSFNDIKAFLKADSSFYKEQNLLVENFTRQGIEQKKQTFHIVNWYEEPNHVFKIQTHEESLLKQPGKDPYSKVCDRLYTAVYQNDTLKLSSVEPFDFSSNPNPSTETPTTQTTDLHDYDGKWTTGNDNGSPIIQFLATSNSEATIKINSYQPPSKIRVSIVEQKNIRFKNNQAAIKYENDGQGNKGTIVITLKENSISLLAKTDQNKKAKWGIPSGDYVLDTFEN; this is encoded by the coding sequence ATGAACAAACGTAATACAATCATTATCACGGTTGTTTCATCTATTCTGTTATCAGCCTGTCAGCAAGAAGAAACAATAAAAGACGGAAATACAATGATAGTAGAAAAAGATGCAAAAAAAGTACTAAATGAACCAAAAACACAGGTAGAAAGCATTCAATCAATTGATTTGAATAAAGAAGCAATGAACGGGAAATTTATTACAGCCTGGATGACTGATTACTTTTCAGCGTTCGGAAAAGCAATTGATGACAACTCTTTTAATGATATAAAAGCTTTTTTGAAAGCGGACAGTTCTTTTTATAAAGAGCAGAACCTTCTTGTTGAAAATTTCACACGACAAGGCATTGAGCAGAAGAAGCAAACGTTTCATATTGTCAATTGGTATGAAGAGCCTAACCATGTGTTCAAAATACAAACCCACGAGGAAAGCTTATTAAAGCAGCCAGGTAAAGATCCTTATAGCAAAGTTTGCGACCGCCTTTATACAGCCGTTTACCAAAACGATACGTTAAAGTTATCGAGTGTAGAGCCGTTCGACTTTTCATCTAACCCAAATCCAAGCACTGAAACTCCCACTACACAAACAACAGATTTACACGACTACGATGGAAAATGGACTACTGGCAATGATAACGGATCTCCTATCATTCAATTTCTTGCTACATCCAACTCGGAAGCGACGATTAAAATAAATTCGTACCAGCCACCTAGCAAAATCCGCGTGTCAATCGTTGAACAAAAAAATATTCGCTTTAAAAATAACCAAGCAGCCATTAAATATGAAAATGATGGACAAGGAAATAAAGGAACAATTGTCATTACGCTAAAAGAAAATTCCATTTCGTTACTTGCTAAAACAGACCAAAATAAAAAGGCGAAGTGGGGAATTCCAAGCGGTGATTACGTGCTTGATACGTTTGAGAATTAA
- a CDS encoding TcaA NTF2-like domain-containing protein — protein sequence MHKKWTIAFVLLLLMVLTACEEKETVKLSKPTEPSSDEVIPKDQAKSSLQPDLVSEKKAEKTAVETMNKISSTYKELGEEYEWENESNPADYETLKKALTPYATSSLIATKLKSISTNYYCKECNMSFFPDVTHLIRFELINNHGGQFSVSAIEPISKEGSGGLTIYMNFKYVNKQWKLNEWDEVTYHQKYLNITADEYIEYVKSINPSSDISYQGETTRTNEKGEKEEILVFKENNEKYAISKNSSQRIDDFKEDEKEKEEKEEKDFNLKNIQKVDQETADIFIEHYLRDLTKSINTNKFEHVQPYIQRDSVLWNDQKQLVKMLYERDIREELVDYSVLDVESVNEEESEAVYTIRTKEVISITTNGQSQEKEYYRTYTVSYNNKQLHLTKIESI from the coding sequence ATGCATAAAAAATGGACGATTGCATTCGTTCTACTGCTACTAATGGTTTTGACGGCCTGTGAAGAAAAAGAAACAGTTAAGTTATCCAAACCAACCGAACCTTCCTCAGATGAAGTGATCCCAAAAGATCAAGCTAAGTCATCTCTTCAGCCTGACCTTGTATCAGAAAAAAAAGCAGAAAAAACTGCGGTTGAGACGATGAACAAAATTTCAAGTACCTACAAAGAGTTAGGCGAAGAGTATGAATGGGAAAATGAATCTAACCCAGCTGATTATGAAACGCTAAAAAAAGCGCTAACGCCATACGCGACATCGTCTTTGATTGCAACAAAGTTAAAGAGTATCTCTACTAACTATTACTGCAAAGAATGTAATATGAGCTTTTTTCCTGATGTAACTCACCTTATTCGCTTTGAACTTATTAACAACCATGGTGGGCAATTTTCCGTGTCGGCCATTGAGCCAATTAGTAAAGAAGGAAGCGGTGGACTGACCATCTACATGAATTTCAAATACGTAAATAAGCAATGGAAGTTAAATGAATGGGATGAAGTCACCTATCATCAAAAATACCTCAACATTACGGCCGATGAATATATCGAATACGTGAAGTCAATTAATCCTTCTAGTGATATTTCATACCAAGGCGAAACCACCCGTACAAATGAAAAAGGGGAAAAGGAAGAAATCTTGGTTTTTAAAGAGAACAATGAAAAATATGCCATTAGCAAAAACAGTTCTCAGCGAATCGACGATTTTAAAGAAGATGAAAAAGAAAAAGAAGAGAAGGAAGAAAAAGATTTTAATTTAAAAAATATCCAAAAAGTTGATCAAGAAACAGCAGATATTTTTATCGAACATTATTTGCGAGATTTAACAAAGTCCATTAACACGAATAAATTTGAACACGTACAGCCTTATATCCAGCGGGATAGTGTTTTATGGAATGATCAAAAGCAGCTTGTGAAAATGCTGTATGAAAGAGACATTCGAGAAGAACTCGTTGATTATTCGGTATTAGACGTTGAATCCGTGAATGAAGAAGAAAGTGAAGCGGTCTATACAATCCGAACAAAAGAAGTCATTTCAATTACAACGAACGGTCAAAGTCAAGAAAAAGAGTATTATCGAACCTATACCGTTTCCTACAACAATAAACAGCTGCACCTGACTAAAATTGAATCAATTTAA
- a CDS encoding DUF3231 family protein encodes MLTNIFKAEKLDLPIGFTDKDVNLDAPPLFTDTFWLVYIHEMTMHGLAGYSISFSVSARKDIHDHYYQCNIDAMDLYNKSIEILISKGIYQRSPYFSTTERGQSIIEWGYVMDLFGDKRQLNSMEAGNIYFNLKKSIAAKALVNGFKQVTKDKDIHSFMDECLHTSSKNINIFSSLLQEENLQSPRLLDAEITNSDVAPFSDKLMVFHAGFLFHLATTYYAAAIITSMRIDVAAHCNASIFILGI; translated from the coding sequence GTGCTTACAAATATTTTTAAAGCTGAAAAGTTAGATTTGCCGATTGGCTTTACTGATAAAGATGTAAATCTAGATGCTCCCCCTTTGTTTACGGACACCTTTTGGTTAGTATATATACACGAAATGACTATGCACGGATTAGCCGGATATAGTATATCTTTTAGTGTTTCAGCACGCAAAGATATACATGACCATTATTATCAATGCAATATTGATGCGATGGATCTTTATAATAAATCTATTGAAATTCTTATATCGAAAGGTATTTATCAACGATCTCCCTACTTTTCTACAACAGAAAGAGGTCAATCGATTATAGAATGGGGATACGTTATGGATCTATTCGGAGACAAAAGACAGCTGAACTCAATGGAAGCTGGAAATATTTATTTTAACTTAAAAAAGAGTATTGCAGCTAAAGCGCTTGTAAATGGCTTTAAACAGGTAACTAAAGATAAAGATATCCATAGCTTTATGGATGAGTGTTTGCATACATCCAGTAAGAATATAAACATTTTTTCTTCATTACTTCAAGAAGAAAATCTGCAGTCTCCACGCTTGTTGGATGCTGAAATTACAAATTCTGACGTAGCACCTTTTTCTGATAAACTAATGGTGTTTCATGCAGGATTTTTGTTTCATTTAGCTACTACGTATTATGCTGCGGCTATAATAACTAGTATGAGAATAGATGTAGCCGCACATTGTAATGCTTCTATTTTTATTTTAGGGATTTAA
- a CDS encoding DUF3231 family protein, translated as MEVPTLDNQKIRLTSSEITSLWAQYIQDTMSVCISKYVLAKVKGSRGLLSFRIYFRTS; from the coding sequence TTGGAGGTACCGACTTTGGATAATCAGAAAATTAGATTGACGTCCTCAGAAATTACAAGTTTATGGGCACAATACATTCAAGACACCATGTCCGTTTGTATTAGCAAATATGTGTTGGCAAAGGTTAAAGGATCCAGAGGTTTACTCTCTTTTCGAATTTACTTTAGGACTAGCTGA